One part of the Haloprofundus halobius genome encodes these proteins:
- the thiD gene encoding bifunctional hydroxymethylpyrimidine kinase/phosphomethylpyrimidine kinase, with amino-acid sequence MTSSDPVPETPTTRPYALTVASSDSGGGAGIQADLKTMTRLGVYGGSVVVAATAQHTRGVDATHVLPDEMIRAQFEAVTTDFDVGAVKLGMLATVSAIETVDDCLRDYDGPVVLDPVMVATSGDRLLEDDAVDAYTDLFARATLLTPNADETAALTGVSPTDERSRGEAATAFFEWGADAVLFKGGHVDTDGDTVRDVLVTPDRTVTFANPRVRTDRTHGSGCTLSSVIASRLAHGDGVADAVERGIAFTHAAISRPADVGRGPGSVDHLVDATHWREPPR; translated from the coding sequence ATGACGTCGTCGGACCCCGTCCCGGAGACACCGACGACGCGACCGTACGCGCTGACCGTCGCCTCCAGCGACTCCGGCGGCGGCGCGGGCATCCAGGCCGACCTGAAGACGATGACTCGGTTGGGCGTCTACGGCGGGTCCGTCGTCGTCGCGGCGACGGCACAACACACCCGCGGCGTCGACGCCACCCACGTGCTCCCCGACGAGATGATCCGCGCGCAGTTCGAGGCGGTGACCACCGATTTCGACGTCGGCGCCGTCAAACTGGGGATGCTCGCGACGGTGTCGGCTATCGAAACCGTCGACGACTGCCTCCGCGACTACGACGGGCCGGTCGTCCTCGACCCGGTGATGGTCGCCACCTCGGGCGACCGGCTCCTCGAAGACGACGCCGTCGACGCCTACACCGACCTGTTCGCCCGAGCGACGCTGCTCACGCCCAACGCCGACGAGACCGCGGCACTGACCGGGGTCTCCCCGACCGACGAACGGTCGAGAGGCGAGGCCGCGACGGCGTTCTTCGAGTGGGGAGCCGACGCCGTCCTGTTCAAGGGTGGCCACGTCGACACCGACGGCGACACCGTCCGGGACGTGCTCGTCACGCCCGACCGGACGGTGACGTTCGCCAACCCGCGCGTCCGTACCGACCGGACGCACGGCTCCGGCTGTACGCTGTCCAGCGTCATCGCGTCCCGACTGGCGCACGGTGACGGGGTGGCCGACGCCGTCGAGCGGGGCATCGCGTTCACGCACGCGGCCATCTCGCGACCCGCCGACGTGGGTCGGGGGCCGGGAAGCGTCGACCACCTCGTCGACGCGACGCACTGGCGCGAACCACCGCGCTGA
- a CDS encoding RtcB family protein produces MPIEVNGEYTTAHVMVDDESLVEDGCLEQIRTLVDHPAFTEPVRVMPDTHWGAGAPIGFTMPLAERVVPNIVGVDIGCGMCATNLGDELPLSDAERERRVRDAVPMGRDVHDYDDAPHLVDEFPFDRTNERFERFDAAYRERFGRPVDPIEFEFGGYDGEYFESLCGRVLAGRRPSMAHIIQSAGTLGGGNHFIEFARARESGDYWLVVHSGSRYLGLAVAQYWQDRASDYRAADAIRDSIREADERFLKFDPETVGDADLYEWVTGGKGESHIRKDRVREAFDGKDIEHAFDRLAAIRPDSDEDRAQSDLDWLEGREAHGYFVDMLFAQQYARWNRDLMSDAVCDALDVDAVDRFQSTHNFVDFRDLTIRKGATPAREGQRLVVPFNMADGSVLARGKGNEAYHSTAPHGAGRVMSRTAAFETLSLDEFDEAMAEIYSESVVESVLDEAPMAYKSADAIADAIEPTAEIVDRLDVVHNLKAK; encoded by the coding sequence ATGCCGATAGAGGTGAACGGTGAGTACACCACCGCACACGTGATGGTCGACGACGAGAGCCTGGTCGAAGACGGCTGTCTGGAGCAGATACGGACGCTCGTCGACCACCCGGCGTTCACCGAACCCGTTCGGGTGATGCCGGACACCCACTGGGGTGCGGGCGCGCCCATCGGGTTCACGATGCCGCTGGCCGAGCGCGTCGTCCCGAACATCGTCGGCGTCGATATTGGCTGCGGGATGTGCGCAACGAACCTCGGCGACGAACTCCCGCTCTCGGACGCCGAACGCGAGCGACGCGTCCGCGACGCCGTCCCGATGGGCCGCGACGTACACGACTACGACGACGCGCCGCATCTCGTCGACGAGTTCCCGTTCGACCGGACCAACGAGCGGTTCGAGCGGTTCGACGCCGCCTACCGCGAGCGATTCGGCCGGCCGGTCGACCCGATCGAGTTCGAGTTCGGCGGCTACGACGGCGAGTACTTCGAGTCGCTCTGCGGTCGGGTGCTCGCCGGTCGCCGCCCGTCGATGGCCCACATTATCCAGAGCGCGGGGACGCTCGGCGGCGGCAACCACTTCATCGAGTTCGCCCGGGCGCGCGAGTCCGGCGACTACTGGCTGGTCGTCCACAGCGGCTCTCGGTACCTCGGCCTGGCCGTCGCCCAGTACTGGCAGGACCGAGCGTCCGACTACCGCGCCGCCGACGCCATCCGAGACTCGATTCGCGAGGCCGACGAGCGGTTCCTGAAGTTCGACCCGGAGACGGTCGGCGACGCCGACCTGTACGAGTGGGTCACCGGCGGCAAGGGCGAATCGCACATCCGGAAAGACCGCGTTCGCGAGGCGTTCGACGGGAAGGATATCGAACACGCGTTCGACAGACTCGCGGCTATCCGGCCGGACTCCGACGAGGACCGAGCGCAGTCGGACCTCGACTGGCTCGAAGGCCGCGAGGCCCACGGCTACTTCGTCGACATGCTGTTCGCCCAGCAGTACGCCCGCTGGAACCGCGACCTGATGAGCGACGCCGTCTGCGACGCGCTCGACGTCGACGCCGTCGACCGCTTCCAGTCGACGCACAACTTCGTCGATTTCCGCGACCTGACGATTCGGAAGGGGGCGACCCCTGCCCGCGAGGGACAGCGACTGGTCGTCCCGTTCAACATGGCCGACGGGTCGGTACTCGCCCGCGGGAAGGGCAACGAGGCGTACCACTCGACGGCCCCCCACGGTGCAGGGCGGGTGATGAGTCGAACCGCCGCGTTCGAGACGCTCTCGCTCGACGAGTTCGACGAGGCGATGGCGGAGATCTACTCCGAATCGGTCGTCGAGTCGGTGCTGGACGAAGCGCCGATGGCGTACAAATCCGCCGACGCCATCGCCGACGCCATCGAACCGACGGCCGAAATCGTCGACCGACTGGACGTGGTGCACAACCTCAAGGCGAAGTGA
- a CDS encoding diacylglycerol/lipid kinase family protein, giving the protein MNENGHRSTPTRDGEASRLIGDEGRRRLVMNPTSGGGDHREQLLELADEHGYEVVETAEAGHATELAKAAAADGIRRLAVAGGDGTLHEVVEGLVEADALDDVTVGIVPVGTANIFARNVGVEDAETGFNLLEHGEKRRIDLGMAGNEPFVVSAVAGLTAETSTATSAALKERLGSLAFLYTGVKKTIEFESLRLEVEAVSQGTQTTWSGEALCALVGNIRQFAKEGGQSNAEDGLFDVVLVEEMPPQNVVAEAAAHRVFGKGTEHVVHRKASQLTVEGLDSEQIVFSFDGEVSSHDRLVLHATPRALSVAVGPSYEADPT; this is encoded by the coding sequence GTGAACGAGAACGGTCACCGGTCGACGCCCACCCGAGACGGTGAGGCGTCGCGGCTCATCGGAGACGAGGGACGGCGCAGACTCGTGATGAATCCGACAAGCGGCGGTGGCGACCACAGAGAGCAGTTGTTGGAACTCGCGGACGAGCACGGCTACGAGGTCGTCGAGACCGCCGAAGCGGGGCACGCGACCGAACTGGCGAAAGCGGCCGCGGCCGACGGCATTCGGCGTCTCGCCGTCGCCGGGGGTGACGGTACGCTCCACGAAGTCGTGGAAGGGCTCGTCGAGGCGGACGCCCTCGACGACGTGACGGTTGGGATCGTCCCCGTCGGCACCGCGAACATCTTCGCGAGAAACGTCGGCGTCGAAGACGCCGAAACCGGATTCAACCTCCTCGAACACGGTGAGAAGCGCCGTATCGACCTCGGCATGGCGGGCAACGAACCGTTCGTCGTCTCCGCTGTCGCCGGACTGACCGCCGAAACGAGCACGGCGACGAGCGCGGCGCTCAAAGAGCGACTCGGTTCGCTGGCGTTTCTCTACACGGGTGTCAAGAAGACGATAGAGTTCGAGAGCCTCCGACTCGAAGTCGAGGCGGTCTCGCAGGGAACGCAGACGACGTGGAGCGGGGAGGCGCTGTGCGCGCTCGTCGGCAACATCCGCCAGTTCGCCAAGGAGGGCGGACAGTCGAACGCCGAGGACGGTCTGTTCGACGTCGTCCTCGTCGAGGAGATGCCGCCGCAGAACGTCGTCGCCGAGGCGGCCGCTCATCGAGTGTTCGGAAAGGGAACCGAGCACGTCGTCCACCGCAAGGCGAGTCAGTTGACCGTCGAGGGGTTGGACAGCGAGCAAATCGTGTTCAGTTTCGACGGTGAGGTGAGCAGCCACGACCGACTCGTCCTGCACGCGACCCCCCGCGCACTCTCGGTGGCCGTCGGGCCGAGCTACGAGGCCGACCCTACCTGA
- a CDS encoding DUF4177 domain-containing protein produces the protein MNQKDRRRWEYETLRVPRGPTKKESEDPRTQLNEYAADGWRLVESVDYVGGGTKYLVLERPVDADEETGSDTRSRE, from the coding sequence GTGAACCAGAAAGACCGCAGACGGTGGGAGTACGAGACGCTCCGGGTTCCGCGTGGACCGACGAAGAAGGAGTCCGAAGACCCCCGAACGCAGTTGAACGAGTACGCCGCGGACGGGTGGCGACTCGTCGAGTCGGTCGACTACGTCGGCGGCGGGACGAAGTACCTCGTGTTGGAGCGACCGGTCGACGCGGACGAGGAGACGGGAAGCGACACTCGCTCGCGGGAGTAA
- a CDS encoding CopD family protein, protein MAFIDTMVRVVHVLFAGAWAGGTLLFVGGVLPVARKGLLDASALEAVTNRFNHLSVAAVVLLLLTGGHLAGTLYTFGTLQTTGSGHLVLSMVALWFLLAGVTHVATSRLTGALETTDVTSAVEASWGLFVVAAALAVGLLVVAGLL, encoded by the coding sequence ATGGCGTTCATCGATACGATGGTTCGAGTCGTACACGTGCTGTTCGCGGGAGCGTGGGCCGGCGGCACCCTTCTCTTCGTGGGCGGAGTGCTGCCCGTGGCACGGAAGGGTCTCCTCGACGCGTCGGCGCTCGAAGCGGTGACGAACCGGTTCAACCATCTCTCGGTCGCCGCAGTCGTGCTGTTGCTTCTCACGGGTGGGCACCTCGCGGGGACGCTGTACACGTTCGGGACGCTACAGACGACGGGTAGCGGTCATCTCGTGCTCTCGATGGTGGCCCTCTGGTTTCTCCTCGCCGGCGTCACACACGTCGCCACGAGTCGGTTGACCGGTGCCCTGGAGACGACGGACGTGACGTCGGCCGTCGAGGCGTCGTGGGGGCTGTTCGTCGTCGCCGCCGCTCTCGCGGTCGGACTTCTCGTCGTCGCCGGACTGCTCTGA
- a CDS encoding gamma carbonic anhydrase family protein, which translates to MPDRRHYSFEGVEPEVHADADVSRESTLVGDVVVDADASVWPGVVLRGDIGPVRIGRQSHVGDNAVVHASAVGDRVMVGHGAVINEATVEDGSLVGFNSTVNTGVRVGSGSVVAAGAVIPEQYDVPTKSFVRGVPARVTPLADERISAEEIFSTYSSGEYGDLVDRHVELFEE; encoded by the coding sequence ATGCCCGACAGACGCCACTACAGTTTCGAGGGAGTCGAACCGGAGGTTCACGCCGACGCCGACGTGAGCCGTGAATCCACGCTCGTCGGCGACGTCGTCGTCGACGCCGACGCCAGCGTCTGGCCCGGCGTCGTCCTGCGCGGCGACATCGGACCGGTCAGAATCGGCCGGCAGTCGCACGTCGGCGACAACGCCGTCGTCCACGCCTCGGCGGTCGGCGACCGGGTGATGGTCGGCCACGGCGCGGTCATCAACGAGGCGACGGTCGAGGACGGGTCGCTCGTCGGGTTCAACTCGACTGTGAACACCGGCGTCCGGGTCGGTTCGGGCAGCGTCGTCGCCGCGGGAGCCGTGATTCCGGAGCAGTACGACGTTCCCACCAAGTCGTTCGTGCGCGGCGTGCCGGCGCGCGTCACGCCGCTGGCCGACGAGCGAATCAGCGCCGAGGAGATCTTCTCGACGTACTCGTCCGGCGAGTACGGCGATTTGGTCGACCGACACGTCGAACTGTTCGAGGAGTAA
- a CDS encoding PQQ-binding-like beta-propeller repeat protein: protein MNRRDLLATGSALLTAGVAGCNAPKNSDPAPDETKTVDGGAGTADGEVGTADEWPMFLYDSAHQRDFSSEGIAVEEPSVRWSSETDDAIWSSPVIADGTLYIGSYDGHLYALDADTGERLWRYRTGDRIDGSPAVANGTVFFGSFDRNVYALDADTGEQRWMYGSSGIVRSSPSVADGVVYIGTHCRTEECNAYYDVRWPERGGVYALDADTGALRWRYEAGDGVISSPAIVDGTVYVGSSDTTMAALDADTGETRWRRETGGPIMSSPVRVDDRVVFGNVSGELYSLAAADGSVQWSFDANQRGANGVQLPVVVTGTPVVVDGTAYVGAMVPGDDIRGKLYAISVADGTHEWSESPFGQAVGSSAVVVDDVVYFGSHLLESSADAESGLYAVDTDGATRWEHVVSGEDYNGFGSSPAVVGTTLYIGSTDGNVYAFDLG from the coding sequence ATGAACCGACGCGACCTCCTGGCGACCGGCAGCGCGCTACTGACCGCGGGTGTCGCCGGCTGTAACGCTCCCAAGAACAGCGACCCCGCCCCCGACGAGACCAAAACCGTCGACGGGGGAGCCGGAACCGCCGACGGCGAGGTCGGAACCGCCGACGAGTGGCCGATGTTTCTCTACGACAGCGCCCACCAGCGTGACTTCTCAAGCGAGGGGATAGCCGTCGAGGAACCGTCGGTTCGGTGGTCCTCCGAGACCGACGACGCGATCTGGTCGAGTCCGGTCATCGCCGACGGAACGCTGTACATCGGCAGCTACGACGGCCACCTGTACGCGCTCGACGCCGACACCGGCGAACGGCTGTGGCGGTACCGGACGGGCGACCGCATCGACGGCAGCCCGGCGGTCGCGAACGGGACGGTGTTCTTCGGTTCGTTCGACAGAAACGTCTACGCGCTCGACGCCGACACCGGCGAACAGCGCTGGATGTACGGGTCGAGCGGCATCGTCCGGAGCAGTCCGTCAGTCGCCGACGGCGTCGTCTACATCGGAACCCACTGCCGGACCGAGGAGTGCAACGCCTACTACGACGTCCGGTGGCCCGAACGGGGCGGCGTGTACGCGCTCGACGCCGACACCGGGGCGCTCCGCTGGCGGTACGAGGCGGGCGATGGCGTCATCAGTTCGCCGGCGATCGTCGACGGTACCGTCTACGTCGGCAGCTCCGACACCACGATGGCGGCGCTCGACGCCGACACCGGTGAGACGCGCTGGCGCCGCGAGACCGGCGGACCGATAATGAGCAGCCCGGTCCGCGTCGACGACCGAGTGGTGTTCGGCAACGTCAGCGGCGAACTGTACTCGCTGGCCGCCGCCGACGGCTCCGTCCAGTGGTCGTTCGACGCCAACCAACGCGGGGCCAACGGCGTCCAACTGCCGGTCGTCGTCACCGGAACTCCCGTCGTCGTCGACGGAACGGCGTACGTCGGCGCGATGGTTCCCGGAGACGACATCCGCGGGAAGCTGTACGCCATCTCGGTGGCCGACGGGACACACGAGTGGTCGGAGTCGCCGTTCGGGCAGGCCGTCGGGAGCAGCGCCGTCGTCGTCGACGACGTCGTCTACTTCGGGTCGCACCTCCTGGAGTCCTCAGCCGACGCCGAGTCGGGACTGTACGCAGTCGATACGGACGGCGCGACTCGGTGGGAGCACGTCGTCAGCGGCGAGGACTACAACGGGTTCGGGAGCAGTCCGGCAGTCGTCGGCACGACGCTGTACATCGGTAGCACCGACGGGAACGTCTACGCGTTCGACCTCGGTTAG
- a CDS encoding PQQ-binding-like beta-propeller repeat protein, producing the protein MTTTSTDSNAVIYVGADDGVLYAVDAASGGREWAFTDATEPIQSSPIAADGTVCVGATDGVLYAVDAESGDREWTFEEASSRIASSPTVVGETLYVGANDGVLYAVDVGTGDRRWAFEDPSGWIRSSPTVVDETVYVGSDDRTLYAVDAADGEAVWTFDDPLGPLSSSPTVVDETVYVGSDDRRVYAVDADTGESVWTFEDPSGPVFASPAVADGTVYVGAWEALFAVDAESGDREWVVEYPANGIDASPTVVDETVYVGLLDGTLRAVDAESSDENWSFDGPSGWIVSAPTVYEGVVYVGADDGVLYAVDADTGEQRWAFGDPDGGVTSSPTVVASPGDGSSARSGTDGGDR; encoded by the coding sequence ATGACGACGACTTCCACCGACAGCAACGCCGTCATCTACGTCGGCGCAGACGACGGCGTCCTCTACGCGGTCGACGCCGCGTCGGGCGGCCGCGAGTGGGCGTTCACGGACGCAACGGAACCGATACAGTCCTCCCCCATCGCCGCGGACGGAACCGTCTGCGTCGGCGCCACCGACGGTGTCCTCTACGCGGTCGACGCCGAGTCGGGCGACCGCGAGTGGACGTTCGAGGAGGCGTCGAGCCGAATCGCGTCGTCGCCGACCGTGGTCGGAGAGACGCTCTACGTCGGGGCGAACGACGGGGTTCTCTACGCGGTCGACGTCGGTACCGGCGACCGGCGCTGGGCGTTCGAGGACCCGTCCGGCTGGATACGGTCGTCGCCGACGGTCGTCGACGAAACCGTCTACGTCGGCTCGGACGACCGGACGCTGTACGCCGTGGATGCCGCCGACGGCGAGGCCGTCTGGACGTTCGACGACCCCCTCGGACCGCTCTCCTCGTCGCCGACGGTCGTCGACGAAACCGTCTACGTCGGCTCGGACGACCGACGGGTGTACGCCGTCGACGCCGACACCGGCGAGTCGGTCTGGACCTTCGAAGACCCGAGCGGCCCGGTGTTCGCCTCGCCGGCGGTCGCCGACGGCACCGTCTACGTCGGCGCCTGGGAGGCGCTGTTCGCGGTCGACGCCGAATCCGGCGACCGCGAGTGGGTCGTCGAGTACCCGGCGAACGGAATCGACGCCTCGCCGACGGTCGTCGACGAAACCGTCTACGTCGGACTGCTCGACGGGACGCTGCGCGCGGTCGACGCCGAGTCGAGCGACGAGAACTGGTCGTTCGACGGTCCGTCGGGGTGGATCGTCTCCGCACCGACTGTCTACGAGGGCGTCGTCTACGTCGGTGCCGACGACGGCGTGCTCTACGCGGTCGACGCCGACACCGGCGAACAGCGCTGGGCGTTCGGTGACCCCGACGGGGGCGTCACCAGTTCCCCGACCGTAGTGGCGTCGCCCGGAGACGGGTCGAGTGCCAGAAGCGGAACGGACGGAGGTGACAGATGA
- a CDS encoding halocyanin domain-containing protein → MVQKPQWPPLVGRSSRRRFLTLAAAVTTGVTLSGCLDSGGDEADDSEGSASSDTSTESTASPDAETGADADADADADADTDTDTDVDEWMSDALNYDGIVDETGTDEIAITVGAQADSGPYAYDPAAVRVSPGTTVVWEWAAASGSHNVVDEDGAFESELYSRGDATFEYTAEEPATHLYFCTPHRGLGMKGALVVAEQ, encoded by the coding sequence ATGGTCCAGAAGCCACAGTGGCCCCCTCTCGTCGGCAGATCGTCTCGACGCCGGTTTCTCACTCTCGCCGCGGCGGTCACGACGGGTGTGACGCTCTCTGGCTGTCTCGATAGTGGAGGTGACGAAGCGGACGACTCGGAGGGATCGGCTTCGTCGGATACCTCGACAGAATCGACGGCTTCCCCCGACGCCGAGACCGGTGCCGATGCCGATGCCGATGCCGACGCTGACGCCGACACCGACACCGACACCGACGTCGACGAGTGGATGTCAGACGCGCTCAACTACGACGGCATCGTCGACGAGACGGGAACCGACGAGATAGCCATAACCGTGGGCGCGCAGGCCGACAGCGGCCCGTACGCGTACGACCCGGCGGCGGTTCGCGTCTCACCGGGAACGACCGTCGTCTGGGAGTGGGCCGCCGCCAGCGGCTCGCACAACGTCGTCGACGAGGACGGCGCGTTCGAGAGCGAACTCTACTCGCGCGGGGACGCCACGTTCGAGTACACCGCCGAGGAACCGGCGACGCACCTGTACTTCTGTACGCCGCACCGCGGACTGGGGATGAAAGGCGCACTCGTCGTCGCAGAACAGTAG
- a CDS encoding PadR family transcriptional regulator, giving the protein MNDLSGFQRDLLWVIAGQEQPSGQEVKSELESYVEGEINHGRLYPNLDTLVNKSYVEKGPIDRRTNYYAITDKGRESLRERRQWENQYVSLD; this is encoded by the coding sequence ATGAACGACCTTAGCGGCTTTCAACGTGACCTGCTTTGGGTGATCGCTGGTCAAGAGCAACCGTCAGGTCAGGAAGTCAAAAGCGAACTGGAGAGCTACGTCGAAGGCGAGATCAACCACGGTCGACTGTACCCGAACCTCGACACCCTCGTCAACAAGTCGTACGTCGAGAAGGGACCGATAGACCGGCGCACGAACTACTACGCCATCACCGACAAGGGTCGTGAGAGCCTTCGAGAGCGGCGACAGTGGGAAAACCAGTACGTCTCGCTCGATTGA
- a CDS encoding group I truncated hemoglobin — translation MSESIYRQIGGREAVKRVVNDFYDRVLSDEQLVGFFEGLEMEELRAHQVQFISSVADGPVEYTGDDMREAHAHLDIREDDFDAVATYLERALRENGVGDDDVEAIMTEVAALKAPVIGR, via the coding sequence ATGTCAGAGTCAATCTACCGGCAAATCGGCGGCAGAGAGGCGGTCAAACGCGTCGTCAACGATTTCTACGACCGCGTTCTCTCGGACGAGCAACTCGTCGGCTTTTTCGAGGGACTGGAGATGGAGGAACTCCGCGCCCACCAGGTGCAGTTCATCAGTTCGGTCGCCGACGGACCGGTCGAGTACACCGGCGACGACATGCGCGAGGCGCACGCCCACCTCGACATTCGTGAGGACGATTTCGACGCCGTCGCCACGTACCTCGAACGGGCCCTCCGGGAGAACGGAGTCGGTGACGACGACGTGGAGGCGATTATGACCGAAGTGGCTGCCCTGAAAGCGCCGGTCATCGGGCGGTAA
- a CDS encoding helix-turn-helix domain-containing protein has protein sequence MGTGIHAQVTVEGVVGCPAAAMSETVDVESIVVDRQTAAAGGGVVGELTVERPVGEESIADESTAESTPDRIERVFADDERSVYRFVTESGDCPCGHIPDHDCPLREVRADAGALSLSFIAPDVETLRSILADLQSCSTAVRVQRLTQSTPNDEQRLLFVDREAFTDRQYEVLRTAHEMGYFARPKRADSAAVAAELDISVATFSEHLAVTQEKLLDQLLAV, from the coding sequence ATGGGTACCGGAATCCACGCGCAGGTGACGGTGGAAGGCGTCGTCGGCTGTCCCGCCGCCGCGATGAGTGAGACGGTCGATGTGGAGTCGATCGTCGTCGACCGGCAGACGGCCGCCGCGGGCGGCGGCGTCGTGGGTGAACTGACGGTCGAGCGTCCCGTCGGCGAGGAGTCGATAGCCGACGAATCGACCGCCGAGTCGACCCCCGACCGAATCGAGCGGGTGTTCGCCGACGACGAGCGGTCGGTGTACCGGTTCGTCACCGAGAGCGGGGACTGCCCCTGCGGACACATCCCCGACCACGATTGTCCCCTTCGCGAGGTTCGCGCCGACGCGGGGGCGCTCTCGCTGTCGTTCATCGCCCCCGACGTGGAGACGCTGCGGTCGATACTCGCCGACCTCCAGTCGTGTTCGACTGCCGTCCGCGTACAGCGACTGACACAGTCGACACCGAACGACGAGCAACGACTCCTGTTTGTCGACCGGGAAGCGTTCACCGACCGGCAGTACGAGGTGCTCCGAACGGCCCACGAGATGGGCTACTTCGCCCGCCCGAAGCGGGCGGACTCCGCGGCGGTCGCGGCGGAACTCGACATCTCGGTGGCGACGTTCAGCGAACATCTCGCCGTCACCCAGGAGAAACTGCTTGACCAACTGCTCGCGGTGTAG
- a CDS encoding ribbon-helix-helix domain-containing protein codes for MSRVELTLPDDLSDRIDILVEQGDFLTRQKAMEELLTMGISTYDDVGDDDPEMSEGLFNQTVTDQQDPAMRDEGGDDYAF; via the coding sequence ATGTCCAGAGTCGAACTGACGTTGCCGGACGACTTGTCCGACCGGATCGACATCCTCGTCGAACAGGGCGATTTTCTGACGCGACAGAAAGCCATGGAAGAGTTGCTCACGATGGGTATCTCGACGTACGACGACGTCGGCGACGACGACCCGGAGATGAGCGAAGGGCTGTTCAATCAGACAGTCACCGATCAACAGGACCCCGCGATGCGCGACGAGGGCGGCGACGACTACGCTTTCTGA
- a CDS encoding TraB domain-containing protein — protein MSDDIGTVTLVGTVHVTEESGENVRRAIERRDPDVVTVELCSMRLRHLYAPDTTVQTVRNVVESYRVLSRPGFVLSLLFKLSQRSYHDGTGVDRDDRDMFAAIDAAEASGRRIAAVDRPIEETLDGLGEVLLSGARGIRTSAERRLAQASRGEWRKLASGVLADGIPLALGLVRLLAVHFRYGTMTADSPAAKAAMMERLSPEQAASFRNALERVAPEFVRVMIRERDAYMARRLEYLRQGGNDVVAVVGKAHVEGIRRHLEDGTFADDAEKPPFVSLRYPDDG, from the coding sequence GTGAGCGACGACATCGGAACCGTGACTCTCGTCGGAACGGTCCACGTTACCGAAGAGAGCGGCGAGAACGTCCGCCGAGCGATAGAACGGCGCGATCCGGACGTCGTGACCGTCGAACTCTGCTCGATGCGCCTCCGACACCTGTACGCGCCGGATACGACCGTGCAGACCGTTCGGAACGTCGTCGAGAGCTACCGGGTACTCTCACGACCCGGATTCGTGCTGAGTCTCCTGTTCAAACTCTCGCAGCGCTCGTACCACGACGGCACCGGCGTCGACAGAGACGACCGGGACATGTTCGCGGCCATCGACGCCGCGGAGGCATCGGGACGGCGAATCGCCGCCGTCGACCGGCCCATCGAGGAGACACTCGACGGACTCGGCGAGGTCCTCCTCTCGGGCGCACGCGGTATCAGAACCTCGGCCGAGAGACGACTCGCGCAGGCGTCGCGGGGCGAGTGGCGGAAGTTGGCGTCGGGCGTCCTCGCAGACGGTATCCCGCTCGCTCTCGGTCTCGTTCGACTCCTGGCAGTTCACTTCCGCTACGGGACGATGACCGCCGACAGTCCGGCGGCGAAGGCCGCGATGATGGAGCGGCTCTCTCCCGAACAGGCAGCGTCGTTCCGGAACGCGCTCGAACGCGTCGCTCCCGAGTTCGTCCGCGTGATGATTCGAGAGCGCGATGCCTACATGGCCCGTCGACTCGAATACCTCCGACAGGGGGGTAACGACGTGGTGGCCGTCGTCGGCAAGGCACACGTCGAGGGAATCCGCCGGCATCTCGAGGACGGGACGTTCGCCGACGACGCCGAGAAGCCGCCGTTCGTAAGCCTTCGATACCCCGACGACGGATAG